AGCTACCGAGTATGCACATCAAATGGGTCGAGGCAATACCCCTCAAAGACTACGCCGGAGCAACTCTGACTGCGTTCATCAAGGAACATATCATCTACACGTTCGGTGCGCCTATGATAATTAGGGAATACAATGCCAAGTCATTCGTAAACAAGGATGTCATATATCGTCTTCGCCAAACAACACAAGGCTGCACACATCAACCCCCTACTACCCCCAGGAGGAACGGGCAGGCAAAAGTAACGAATAAGACACTCATCCGGATTTTGAGCAGAACGGTGCATGAACATCACCGAGAATGGTATGAACAGTTACCGCTCGCATTATGGGCATATAAAATCTCGAAACGCAGCTCTTCAGGAACGTCGCCCTATTCACTAGTCTATGGGGAAGATGCGATACTGCCAGCAGAAATAGCGATTCCGTTAGTAAGAGTGGCAATGGCTAGTCACACCACACCAGACGAAATAAGTCGTTTTTCCCACTTAGATACGATAGAAGAAATAAGAGCACGAGCGGAACGATTCGCAGAAGCTTACAAGAAACGCACGACTAATTATTACAACCAAAGCGTGAAAGAGAGAGCCTTCAAGGCAGACGATTTGGTCTTAAAAATCGCCCCTCATGTACAAATAAACGCCAGCACTGGGAAGTTTTCCGCAAATTTGGAAGGCTCGTTCAAGATAAGAAAAGTGGCAAACAGTGGATACTACAAGCTTAGGCGAATGAATGGAACTAAAGTCAAAACgcccatcaatggaaaatggttgAAAAAGTTTTATGCATAAATTGGTCAATGTATAAGAACCCGCCCTGAATAATAAAGAGTAAGTTATCAACAACAGAgtgaaaatttacaaaaggttacgggaatgccaaaggcacccggtcaactgaaaaatctacaaaaggccatGAGAACGTCAAAGGCGCCCGATAggatgacaaatctacaaaaggctacggaaatgccaaaggcgcccggtcgtctgaaaaatatacaaaaggccatgggaatgccaaaggcgcccaatagactgacaaatctacaaaaggctacgggaatgccaaaggcgcccggtcggctgacaaatctacaaaaggccatgggaatgccaaaggcgcccaataggacgacaaatctacaaaaggctacgggaatgccaaaggcgcccggtcggctgacaaatctacaaaaggcaatGGGAATGCAAAAGGCTCCCAAtaggctgacaaatttacaaaagtctacggaaatgccaaaggcgcccggtcggctcACTAATCTACAAAAGGccatgggaatgccaaaggcgctcggtcggctgacaaatctaaaAAAGGccatgggaatgccaaaggcgcccaataggatgacaaatctacaaaaggacatgggaatgccaaaggcacccaATCGGATGACAAATTTACGAAAGGCTAcgagaatgccaaaggcgcccgatcggcTGACGAATCTGCAAAAGGccatgggaatgccaaaggcatcCAATCggatgacaaatctacaaaaggccatGGGAATGCCAAAAGCACccaatcggctgacaaattttcaaaaggctacgggaatgccaaaggcacccggTCGGCTGACGAATCTGCAAAAGTccatgggaatgccaaaggcgcccaatcAGTCTACAAAAGTCTACAAAAGTCCACGAGAATTCCAAAGGCGCCcaatcggctgacaaatctacaaaaggctataggaatgccaaaggcacccaATCGGCTGACAAACCTACAAAAGACCATGGGTATGAAGAAGGGGGAATAGGCGCGTTTTACAAACGCCCGCCCACCCCACCACTTCcttctaataaaaaaaataaaagaggagtaggcgcgttttactaaaaatcttaattaaaagattctcaatttatatcgatatgggattctcctttagctattaaggaatatctttgaacaataaaagataagaattactgcacatgttcaaagtatgtcgacatctttactttgtaaatcatttttcatatttacaatcttggaaccgatttcccacacttccaaacaagtttagaattggttcatctgacttccaagaactatgtgattgattatcctatcgaatcaccattaatgggtttaacggttctatcaaaataagtttcggttttacctccatgtgggtactagatcagtcacactagctttccgaaaattggttgattaggtactaggatcggttaccacatatttatggtatctaacttgtattcggttgcacaagtcataggatcggttaccaataacTAAGACTTGTTCTacctattacaaggatcgattccccatgcttgtgatcggttgcacctcttactaggatcggttccctaatgtctagagttggtcatacccattacaacatatcgatcataccatctcaggtgattacctaatatcggtttcactaataaaagtcatatcaatacaaaagtcaggccttgtgaatagttttaccaagatacataaacaagttatgagcggttatactaaacacacatattggtaatccaaatatttgcaatgaaacaataccaataatcctagcgatttccctttcgattcatataacaagtttatgaattgtactttctttaaacgaatgtaaaacattgtttcctaggacgaaatcttcacccatacccatacatagtcATAACggtattcatacgattatgtcgatatcttatatacgaagtccaaaagatagacgttatacttcttattgtaattccttaataccatgtctaacaagagtataatcattcacagcttcgtagttatgttttcaatatgcaagacttgaaagatatgttaggagtgaaacagttcaagtcgaatattactaacctcaagaggaaggatgatgtcatcgttgtagctctttacttcttcacattcttcaagtcttcgcgtaatacttgtaagtcccatatcctagtaactttctagctaacctatacgaatttgactccagtaaataatcaagcgactctttaaatgagttttggttcactaaaatatgacaaccaaacttgacataccaacgtttggtgggttcaaccgagctatgctctaacacatgatATAATAATAACCAGAGGTTTGAGCGAAGACCAAACTATCCACCGTTCGATGACATGAAACTTCCCCGATTAAACACCCTAATAGAAATTTTTTGGGAAGCGGTCTTATTAACTGAAGAAATACCGCTACCAGGGAACATAGGGCAAGAACCTCCATGAGGAGGAAGAAGTGGTGATTTTTGCACGTATCACCTGTTCCATGGTCATGGCATCGCAGTACACAGAAATGTGCGACGAATTTCGCTAGGATTAATTGAGAGAGGAAGATTGAATCATATTCTGGAAACACGCGAGCTACCAAGAGCGCAGCCGTAGCAGCAGCCGTATGTCATTCATTGCATCGAAATTGGATAAAATTCAAGGCagataaattcaatcattcactCCACTAAAGGTATCAACAACTTTCACGATAATCTCTTAAGCCGGGTATACAAAAGTGATCGAAATGGCGAGGAAATACACCTGGTAACCAAGGGTCGCACACTCGAAGAATGGCAAAAACAACCAATTTCCTTCACAACGGAAGACACGCCAGCAGGAGCAGGAATGCACTCTGACCATCTAGTAGTCACCATGACTATGCAACCAAACTCCAAGCGGGAAGAAAGTGAGGGTGAGAAGGGGCGACCATGGACAATTAACAAAATCCTGGTGGATACTGGAAGTTCAGTTAATACATTGTTCTACCACACGTTCAGAACAATAGGATACAGCGATACAGACATGATCCCATCCACATACACAATCTACGGATTCAATAGTGTTGCATCAAGACCAAAGGGCGAGATTACATTGGTCATTCCCGCGGGAATGCTAGAAACGATAGTCACCTTCTCTGTCATGAATGTAGAGTCGCCATATAATGCCATCATCAGGAGGCCCTGGATTCATGGGGTTATGGGAGTCGCGTCAACCTTTCATAGACGAATTCGATTCCCCATGCCATCAGGAATTGGAGAAATCTTGGGAGACTGCATCAACGCGAAAAGATGTAATGAAGCGGACGTAAAACAGTATgagggaaaagaaaaattaaaagagaAGCAGAGGCAGAATGTGAAAGATGATACGCGAGCAGAGAGGTTGATGTTCAATATGATAAGGATGGGAGAAGAGAATCATACGCGAAGAAAGGGCGCCGGAACAAAACTCTAAGGCAAAAACCAAAGGATCAACCCAAATCTGGGATGACTAGCGCGAGTGCCAGTTTgtgaaagataaaaaaaagtattGAAGCACGGTGAAACAAGAATGCCTCGCAAAGATAATCAGTCGCAAAGCTTATTCTCTGAAAAGATAGTGGAACTGAATGAAACAGCAGAGTACGAACACCATCAGGGAAAAACGACTCGCTGCAAGAAATGTTTATGAGTACTCATGCACAAATCGAGTTGCACAGAACGGGAAGGAACATTCTGTTCGACCTGAAGAGGGAACGAGGCGAGAGCCTAAAATATCTGGTATCAAGATGGAAGATACAGTATAACGAAATCATGAGATGCACTGGCAGCAACCACCCagtcaacaacaaaaataaagaggAAATTGTGGaacaacaacaagaaaataaGGCTGCTTTCGGAAAAACAATGATTGAAGGCGAAAGCAATGAAGCATGTCAGACAAAAGCTATTGTCTGAAAGATCAAACACAATGGCGGGATGATGTACCAAAAAAATAAGATTACGTATCGACTCAAAGAAACTTTAAAATGAAGCAAAGTTTTTTCTATAAGCAAACGAACAAAGGCGAAACAAAGTCTCCACGACAAAGCTACAAAATTTTCTCGTAAGACCTCAATAAGGGGAAACAAGTTAATATTATAAACCCTCTAACTAGGGAGGATGGGACTGCGATTGAGGCGTGTCAACTTAGTTCGCGTGGTCGTGCGACGACGTTTTAGCACGATCATGTAAGAGGCTACCATAATccctaacgcgcgtcataattgGGGCATCTTGGAGAAGTTACTTATTAGAGCGAAATTCCTCTGCGCTGGAGGCCACTGAGAACAAACCACTCAATGAAAAATTCTCCGGTAAGGGGTTTCGAAACATATCTAGTGGAGATACTAGATGGCCTGGCATGGTTCTACACTTggtccaaagaaaccccacttagagtGTGATCTCGCGCCCAGAGCCACATAGGCGAAAGGCAAGAGGTCGCGACAACACTGGTCGTTGCATAAATGGATGGGAGGAGCCCAACTGAAATGGATAGGGGTGACTTCCAGGAAGGGACgattcagggggaatataaatggGAGGCACCCTCCACTAGGGAGATGATTGTGTCAAAGACGGCAGTGTATCGGGActttttactcatgggagtatcTAAGGCCTGGTATATTGTCGCGCATACAACCTGAGAAGGTAAAAATACTAACACAGTTAAGGAGAGATCGATAGACAATGACTCGCAAGAGAACATGGAACTGAGATTTCGTCGCCcaatgttgaagaccctacccaAGGCGACCATAAATCCTTCAAGTTCTGTATGTAGGGaggcaataagaccttaattaggaggcaaATAATACCTACGAACTCGTGCGAATATAAGGAATGCGAAAGACACAGAGTCATGGAAATGAGACGTTAAGGCATGAAGGAGACACATTCCCCTCGAGCTAAGTATTACACAATTTACAAATTCAAATATTCTAGTGACCACAACATGACAGGAAATACCTCAGAAAATATCTATATCGTCACATTAGTACGCATCTGCTTCGTATGCACATATCAAACCCTTAATATGCGATAAGTCTCACACACACGAGTCGCAGAATAAATAGTTAACATACATGTAGTCTTTGTTTTTGGCATTTATTGATATTCGCAAAAATTTGGATCAACTTCTCGCATGATAATCACCTTAGAAATCATGATATAACTTGCACAAAACAACGTTTGCATAATAAGTTAAAACGATGAGCTCCCCTCGGAGGTGGGAAGCAGAGGTAAGTATGGGAATACTAAAATTTATGTGCTTCCCACCCCCTCGGTCAAATACTAAGAAACATGCTAGGACTAAACAAAAAACTATAATTACTTGTTTCATCTTAAGTACtgaaataaaagagatagtcaaAGCCAAATTTctccccccaagcttgggagcaccCAGAACAAAGAACGAGTTGGAAATGCTTgcgaataaagaaaagagaaaatataAGAAGGAACGACATCGAGAACATCCTGAGAAGTACTTGAAACCTCGGACGTGGGAAATGCTTGAGCTGGGGCATCAGCAACGTCAAGGACCCGCGGGTTTAGGACATCTCATTCTCTCTCAACATCGCCAACATCAACGGGACCAGATTCCCCAGCACGATCACCCAAAGGAGAAGTCGCGGTCAGattttcctcttcttcatcatcactaacaGGAACTTGAGGGTAAGCTTCGCGAGGAAGCCCATGCTTGTCGCAAACCCAATTGACTGCGAGCTGAGATTCTTCGTTAACGTGACGCTGGGTAGCCTTGGAGTATTTCCTTGCAGCCTTTTATGCGAAAGACTGATACTCTTGATCCAAAATGGAGTAAGATTGCTCCAGCTTTTCCTTGGCCTTTCTCAAATCATCGCGCTCCTGCGAAACTTCAGCTGCTAagcgagaagatgaagaaaattgtcGAGAAGCAGAATCCCGTTCTTTAAGAGCTTTAGTCAGACCCTCCCGGGTAGTCGTCGCTAGTTTCTTCTTCAGTGCGACTACTTCCTCTGCGAAAAAGAAGTGTTAGAACAATATGACTTAAGAAGGAAAGCAAGACTGAGGCAACAATTGTGGCAGCCTTCGCGACTACCTTTATTTTTCGAAACAACTACACGAAGATCATGCGAAATTACTGGACGATGGTTAGCATTTTGAAATAATTGAAGATCTTCTAAAGATTTATCTCTACTCTGACAGGCTTCATCCCTTTCCTTCGACAATCTCGCTAACTTTGACGCCAGATCATTCGACACATCCTTCTGAGATTGAAGGGAACTCTCTAATAAATTACGATCCCTAGAAAGCTTATAGTACGCACCATCAAAAGAAATCTTGTTATTTTTTAGACCGCGGACGCCATCAGACAAGGTTGGATTCTCGTTGAGAAGAGCGCGATTTAACATATTGGACACCTCTAGAGCCCTAGCAAGTTGACCAGACAAGGAACAATGCTGGTCCGGAACGAGCACTCCAACTAGAATTATCGATTTGAAGACCCACCGCTCGATCACGTAAACTTAGATGATCATTCTCCAACTGAGTAACTTGATCTTTAAGGGCGTTGATAGGAACatttttttgtcttatataatctcaattgtatatattattagtgctcgattttatatttattatggctttttatgtccctgtaggtatttttggagaaataagcttttgcggcgaaatttgctaaaaaagtggtttttgcgctcgtgggagaaaattactatacggactctcactttggataagggagtaacctaattactaaggggtgacccatttccaggcatctgctaaagggagaccgggactggcttgggggcatccttcttcacatttcaaattaacgttttggcgggaaaagaaatgttTCACAAACAGTTTTTAGGATTCGATATTTGGACGATTTCTAAAGAGACTCAATCTCCAAACTCGACTGGGATGGAATCTAATAGACTAGACATGCCTGTTACAAGtgatttaacccaaccaattgggctgtatAAGTCGgaggaagcgatcaaagtccaaacaggacagtactctctgtttaactttcaaagctatttttaagagattctgggagagttttacgctgaagtaaactatacttggtcctgtccaagtcttgataagagtttggtggcaattttatatctaaaaaacgcgtacagggagtgacaggagagattttctcaaatgcacacaaagaagaagaaaaaaacaatagTCGCCGATAGAagagattttctcgagatttttgGAGTTCattgggtatataaaggctggtgcgaagtgagagaagattatcaagaagtttggggaagtttagagaccatAGAGACGCAACAGAGAggctagaagacgaagaacaggaagctgcaggaaagcttcctgctgctgctcgaggaggaagaagaagacgaagaacggaccctccagggccgtcgttcttcaacagtgctagcagcagcaTACTTGCGcgttattcaacagcagcagacttGCGTCGTTATTGAACAACAGCGCTAAAGTATCGTTCTTCtttggacgcttaaagagggtcgtagtttcactgtattatatttttcactcttttaataatattttgagcatcaagtatgtattttgagaacatgattattatgagtagctaaacccccaatattgggatgatggaggaaaccattctttatgcatgagtaattctatttaattcttttatgactatttgcactattatgagtttgatttatgatttttcttgattatttgtgattttatctgatgatgtatgcttagtctaggaactcttgatgcatcatgcttatgatttacatctaatactttataaaatctatttttggcaaagaaaagagtcgatatttgttatcattataagctataattgtctagaattaatagttgattcgcatgattataagaattggtggaatcctgagtcctagtatctcttgatcatgtgacaaatttttgtatatatttttatgtttttaaatctttacaaatccgagcaacgaactcttatttaccgcattaaaattactataacaaaatggcgccgctgccggggacttctttatagatttgtttttaggtttatttatttatttatttttattttttacttttatttgttcctttttacgtttctttttgtgtctttgatctacaggttcgaagtggaatactaaggacttgggaataaaaagcttaaagctaaaagctaaaagagatgaaaaaaagacatatttttttttaggatttaatttttattattattattatttttttgtatatagcttttatttatttattttattttttttagaatttgtaaataggctttatttttcataatttttgtaatttttggactttttatttggactttattttggacttttggacattttttttaaccctacggaagggtcttattattaataataaaaaaaaattaaactgtttgcagggaaggaagacgattacaatatcgtctcggccgctcgggttcgtacatgacataggagtcgtgcccgagtcgacttcaacggttcatcccccgtctggtacgggaggtaagtccatcgaaacactcgcgaatctcctgtaagcgagttactgtattccttaaggtgattcattgattgaggacgaatttggactgtttttaatttcctagtaaagggcaaggcctggccaaatcaagataaggactcggatttcatcaccgtttccttcttgcccgtcttaggaaaacaaaaccgaacgtgaacctaagctttaaaatttggaatagaacgagaccgatagggtaacgagcttgataggaaactcgttcgaaaaatattggttgctctttaa
This is a stretch of genomic DNA from Papaver somniferum cultivar HN1 chromosome 1, ASM357369v1, whole genome shotgun sequence. It encodes these proteins:
- the LOC113362689 gene encoding uncharacterized protein LOC113362689, with translation MHIKWVEAIPLKDYAGATLTAFIKEHIIYTFGAPMIIREYNAKSFVNKDVIYRLRQTTQGCTHQPPTTPRRNGQAKVTNKTLIRILSRTVHEHHREWYEQLPLALWAYKISKRSSSGTSPYSLVYGEDAILPAEIAIPLVRVAMASHTTPDEISRFSHLDTIEEIRARAERFAEAYKKRTTNYYNQSVKERAFKADDLVLKIAPHVQINASTGKFSANLEGSFKIRKVANSGYYKLRRMNGTKVKTPINGKWLKKFYA